A DNA window from Sphingopyxis macrogoltabida contains the following coding sequences:
- the fumC gene encoding class II fumarate hydratase, which produces MNTRTESDSIGDIAVPADAYWGAQTERSRHNFAFPAHERMPLPIVHALARIKGAAARVNRAHGLDAGVAEAIADAADALVAGGYDDQFPLAIWQTGSGTQSNMNANEVIAGIANEKLVGTRGGKSPVHPNDHVNMGQSSNDSFPTALHVAVAVETTARLLPALAELTDALAAKAEAWTDIVKIGRTHLQDATPLTLGQEFSGYVAQLVACRARIESALTHNICKLAQGGTAVGTGLNAPAGFDVAIAAELSRSTGIAFEPAESKFEALASNDGLVFFSGALNTLAVALTKIANDIRLLGSGPRAGLGELDLPANEPGSSIMPGKVNPTQCEMLTMVAAQVIGNHQAVTVGGLQGHLELNVFKPLIGSNVLRSIELLAIGMAGFTEHCVVGIEPNRARIDDLMNRSLMLVTALAPEIGYDKAAKIAKHAHETGSTLKEAALDLGYVDAETFDRVVDPRTMLGPENQGTGADPAD; this is translated from the coding sequence ATGAACACACGAACCGAGAGCGACAGCATCGGCGACATCGCGGTTCCCGCAGATGCCTATTGGGGCGCGCAGACCGAACGCAGCCGCCACAATTTCGCCTTTCCCGCGCACGAGCGCATGCCGCTGCCGATCGTGCATGCGCTCGCACGGATCAAGGGCGCCGCGGCGCGGGTCAATCGCGCGCACGGCCTCGACGCCGGCGTCGCCGAAGCGATCGCCGACGCGGCGGATGCGCTGGTCGCGGGCGGATATGACGACCAGTTCCCGCTCGCCATCTGGCAGACGGGAAGCGGCACCCAGTCGAACATGAACGCGAACGAGGTGATCGCCGGGATCGCCAACGAAAAGCTCGTCGGCACACGCGGCGGCAAGTCACCCGTCCACCCCAACGACCATGTCAACATGGGCCAGTCGTCGAACGACAGCTTCCCGACCGCGCTCCACGTCGCAGTCGCGGTCGAGACGACGGCGCGGCTGCTGCCGGCGCTCGCCGAACTGACCGATGCGCTCGCCGCCAAGGCCGAAGCGTGGACCGATATCGTCAAGATCGGCCGCACCCATTTGCAGGATGCGACGCCGCTAACGCTGGGGCAGGAGTTTTCGGGCTATGTGGCGCAGCTCGTCGCGTGCCGCGCCCGGATCGAAAGCGCGCTGACGCACAATATCTGCAAGCTAGCGCAGGGCGGCACCGCGGTCGGCACCGGGCTCAACGCTCCCGCCGGTTTCGACGTCGCGATCGCGGCGGAACTGTCGCGCAGCACGGGAATCGCCTTCGAACCCGCGGAGAGCAAGTTCGAGGCGCTGGCGTCGAACGACGGGCTCGTCTTCTTCTCGGGCGCGCTGAATACGCTGGCGGTTGCGCTGACCAAGATCGCCAACGACATCCGCCTGCTCGGTTCGGGGCCACGCGCGGGGCTCGGCGAACTCGACCTCCCCGCCAACGAACCCGGCAGCTCGATCATGCCGGGCAAGGTCAACCCGACCCAGTGCGAAATGCTGACGATGGTCGCGGCGCAGGTGATCGGCAATCATCAGGCGGTCACCGTCGGCGGGCTGCAGGGCCATCTCGAACTCAATGTCTTCAAACCGCTGATCGGATCGAACGTGCTGCGCTCGATCGAACTGCTCGCTATCGGCATGGCGGGGTTCACCGAACATTGCGTCGTCGGGATCGAGCCCAATCGCGCCCGTATCGACGACCTCATGAACCGCTCGCTGATGCTCGTCACCGCGCTCGCGCCCGAGATCGGGTACGACAAGGCGGCGAAGATCGCCAAACATGCGCATGAAACGGGCAGCACGCTGAAAGAAGCGGCGCTTGACCTTGGCTATGTCGACGCCGAAACCTTTGACCGGGTCGTCGATCCGCGGACAATGCTGGGGCCGGAAAACCAGGGAACCGGTGCCGATCCTGCGGATTGA
- a CDS encoding SspB family protein, with the protein MSDDVRDSLIPYDEIVQDALRAVVGRVLSQIEGHDSLPGEHHFYITFKTQAPGVDIPAHLIAKFPDEMTIVLQNRFWDLKVADDHFSVGLSFNQTPSILVIPYAAITAFVDPSVDFGLQFQVSDDDMAEPEPHDEADNDRPEVTTEDGSNVVTVDFGKKR; encoded by the coding sequence ATGAGTGACGACGTCCGCGACAGCCTGATTCCCTATGACGAAATCGTGCAGGATGCGCTGCGCGCCGTGGTCGGCCGCGTGCTGAGCCAGATCGAGGGGCATGACAGTCTGCCCGGCGAGCATCATTTCTATATCACCTTCAAGACGCAGGCGCCCGGCGTCGACATTCCGGCGCATCTGATCGCCAAATTCCCCGACGAGATGACGATCGTCCTCCAGAACCGTTTCTGGGACCTGAAGGTGGCCGACGATCATTTCAGCGTCGGCCTGTCGTTCAACCAGACGCCGTCGATCCTCGTCATTCCCTATGCGGCGATCACCGCGTTCGTCGATCCGTCGGTCGATTTCGGGCTGCAGTTCCAGGTCAGCGACGACGATATGGCCGAACCCGAACCGCATGACGAAGCCGACAACGACCGGCCCGAGGTTACGACCGAGGACGGATCGAACGTCGTGACGGTGGATTTCGGCAAGAAGCGCTGA
- a CDS encoding calcium:proton antiporter, with translation MTSKLRLADRTNDLFPILGFLAAMASFGMGLNPWMVAIILMGAVVAAVHHAEVIAHRVGEPFGTLILALAVTVIEVGLILTLMQAEPEKAQTLARDTVFAAVMVILNLLMGLCLLSGAIRHHEQRFQRTGIGAALATLTVLTVVTLVLPNFTSSVPGPFYSATQLGFVAAVSLILYGTFALVQTVRHRDYFLPEADADVDGDGEPDTHAAPPTMQRTAMSGALLLASLFAVVLLAKNLSPVMGALLADWGAPPAVLGVLIAALILAPEGLAAVRAAKADRLQTSLNLALGSALATIGLTIPAVAILSIVTDLPISLGLDAKSAVLLFLSLIVASQTLANGRTTVLQGVIHLMLFAIYLFTTFVP, from the coding sequence ATGACCTCGAAACTCCGCCTCGCCGACCGCACCAACGACCTCTTTCCGATCCTCGGCTTTCTCGCTGCGATGGCGAGTTTCGGCATGGGGCTCAATCCGTGGATGGTCGCGATCATCCTGATGGGTGCGGTCGTCGCCGCGGTCCACCATGCCGAGGTGATCGCGCACCGCGTCGGTGAGCCGTTCGGGACGCTGATCCTCGCGCTCGCGGTGACGGTGATCGAGGTCGGACTGATCCTCACCCTCATGCAGGCCGAACCCGAAAAGGCACAGACGCTGGCCCGCGACACGGTGTTCGCGGCGGTCATGGTGATCCTCAACCTCCTGATGGGGCTGTGTCTGCTCAGTGGTGCGATCCGCCACCATGAACAACGCTTCCAACGCACCGGAATCGGCGCGGCGCTGGCGACGTTGACCGTGCTCACCGTCGTTACGCTGGTCCTCCCCAATTTCACGTCGAGCGTGCCGGGTCCTTTCTATTCGGCGACGCAACTCGGCTTCGTCGCGGCGGTGTCGCTCATTCTCTACGGCACCTTCGCGCTGGTGCAGACGGTCCGCCACCGCGATTATTTCCTTCCCGAAGCCGACGCCGACGTCGATGGCGACGGCGAGCCCGACACCCATGCCGCACCCCCGACGATGCAGCGTACCGCGATGTCGGGCGCGCTGCTGCTCGCCAGCCTGTTCGCGGTCGTCCTGCTCGCCAAGAATTTGTCGCCCGTCATGGGCGCGCTGCTCGCCGACTGGGGCGCGCCGCCGGCGGTGCTCGGCGTGCTGATCGCGGCGCTGATCCTTGCGCCGGAGGGCTTGGCAGCCGTGCGCGCGGCGAAGGCCGACCGGCTCCAGACCAGCCTCAATCTCGCGCTCGGCTCGGCGCTTGCGACCATCGGTCTGACCATTCCGGCAGTCGCGATATTGTCGATTGTTACCGACTTGCCGATCAGTCTCGGACTCGACGCCAAGTCGGCGGTGCTGCTGTTCCTGTCACTGATCGTTGCGTCGCAGACGCTGGCGAACGGCCGCACCACCGTGCTGCAGGGGGTGATCCACCTGATGCTGTTCGCAATCTACCTGTTCACGACATTCGTGCCGTAA
- the purS gene encoding phosphoribosylformylglycinamidine synthase subunit PurS has product MKVQVYVTLKPGVLDPQGKAIHHALEGLGFGGVSDVRAGRFIELEVADDVSDTDLDAMCAKLLANTVIENYRIERA; this is encoded by the coding sequence ATGAAAGTTCAGGTCTATGTGACGCTCAAGCCCGGGGTGCTCGACCCGCAGGGCAAGGCGATCCATCACGCATTGGAAGGCCTCGGCTTCGGCGGCGTCAGCGACGTGCGCGCCGGCCGCTTCATCGAGCTCGAGGTCGCCGACGATGTCAGCGACACCGACCTCGACGCGATGTGCGCAAAGCTGCTCGCGAACACCGTCATCGAAAACTACCGGATCGAACGCGCCTGA
- the hisH gene encoding imidazole glycerol phosphate synthase subunit HisH: MSAVALIDYGAGNLRSVHNALVAAGAENVAVTADPDVVSKADRIVLPGVGAFAACMNGLSAIDGLVEALERRVRGEGAPFLGICVGMQLLADAGEEHGRHKGLGWIGGTVRRFEEGFGYRFPHMGWNDVVPFDGKSGKLAVEERAGQCHPVLAPGEAYFLHGYYFEAARPSEVLAISDHSVMFAAAVGRDNILGVQFHPEKSQAYGLATLERFLAWRP, encoded by the coding sequence ATGAGCGCCGTCGCCCTCATCGATTATGGCGCGGGCAATCTCCGCTCGGTGCACAATGCGCTCGTCGCGGCGGGCGCGGAGAATGTCGCCGTCACCGCCGACCCCGACGTCGTGTCGAAGGCCGACCGGATCGTGTTGCCGGGTGTCGGCGCCTTTGCCGCCTGCATGAACGGCCTGTCGGCAATCGACGGGCTGGTCGAGGCGCTGGAGCGGCGGGTACGCGGTGAGGGCGCCCCCTTCCTCGGCATTTGCGTCGGCATGCAATTGCTTGCCGACGCGGGCGAGGAGCATGGACGGCACAAGGGGCTCGGCTGGATCGGCGGCACGGTGCGTCGTTTCGAAGAGGGCTTCGGATATCGTTTTCCGCATATGGGCTGGAATGACGTCGTTCCGTTTGACGGGAAGTCGGGAAAATTGGCGGTCGAGGAGCGGGCGGGGCAATGTCACCCGGTCCTTGCGCCGGGCGAAGCCTATTTCCTCCACGGCTATTACTTCGAAGCGGCACGGCCGAGCGAGGTCTTGGCCATCAGTGACCATAGCGTAATGTTCGCTGCGGCGGTCGGCCGCGACAACATCCTAGGCGTCCAGTTCCACCCCGAAAAAAGCCAGGCCTATGGTCTCGCAACCCTCGAAAGATTCCTCGCATGGCGCCCCTGA
- a CDS encoding beta-ketoacyl-ACP synthase III encodes MSHAPQPVISATGLFTPAERISNEELVASFNQYVALHNRENADAIAAGEMAELTESSVEFIEKASGIGSRFVVDKAGILDPQHMAPRIAERPNDELSLLAEIGVAAARDALARAGRDAGDVDAVLCAASNMQRPYPAMAVEIQDALGIDGFGFDMNVACSSATFGIQTAADYIRAGHAKSVLVVNPEICSGHLNWRDRDSHFIFGDVATAILVEDKDIAPEGHWDILGTKLKTVFSNNIRNNFGFLNRGHGGIDQSGPKSDKLFVQEGRKVFKEVVPMVADMIVAEMGKLGLEGADMRRLWLHQANTNMNRLIAHRVLGHEASEDESPTVLDTYGNTSSAGSIIAFHLNHADMAAGDTGLICSFGAGYSAGTVFVRKT; translated from the coding sequence ATGTCGCACGCACCGCAGCCGGTCATTTCCGCAACCGGCCTCTTCACCCCCGCCGAACGCATCTCCAACGAAGAACTTGTCGCGAGTTTTAACCAGTATGTTGCGCTGCACAATAGGGAAAATGCCGACGCTATCGCCGCGGGCGAAATGGCCGAACTGACTGAATCGAGTGTTGAATTCATCGAGAAGGCGAGCGGCATCGGCTCTCGCTTCGTCGTCGACAAGGCGGGCATCCTCGACCCGCAGCACATGGCGCCGCGCATCGCCGAACGCCCGAACGACGAGCTGTCGCTCCTCGCCGAAATCGGGGTTGCCGCCGCCCGAGACGCGCTCGCCCGCGCCGGGCGCGACGCAGGCGACGTCGACGCGGTGCTGTGCGCCGCGTCGAACATGCAGCGGCCGTATCCCGCAATGGCGGTCGAGATTCAGGACGCGCTTGGCATCGACGGTTTCGGTTTCGACATGAATGTCGCCTGCTCGTCGGCGACCTTCGGCATCCAGACCGCCGCCGACTATATCCGCGCCGGCCATGCGAAGAGCGTCCTCGTCGTGAACCCCGAAATCTGTTCGGGGCACCTCAACTGGCGCGACCGCGACAGCCATTTCATCTTCGGCGACGTCGCGACCGCGATCCTCGTCGAGGACAAGGACATTGCACCCGAAGGCCATTGGGACATCCTCGGCACGAAGCTCAAGACCGTCTTTTCGAACAACATCCGCAACAATTTCGGCTTTTTGAACCGCGGCCATGGCGGCATCGACCAGTCGGGACCGAAGAGCGACAAGCTTTTCGTCCAGGAAGGCCGCAAGGTGTTCAAGGAAGTCGTGCCGATGGTCGCCGACATGATCGTCGCCGAAATGGGCAAGCTCGGCCTCGAGGGGGCCGACATGCGGCGGCTATGGCTGCATCAGGCGAACACCAACATGAACCGCCTGATCGCGCATCGCGTGCTGGGGCACGAGGCGAGCGAGGACGAAAGCCCGACCGTTCTCGACACCTATGGCAACACGTCGAGCGCGGGATCGATCATTGCCTTCCACCTCAACCATGCGGATATGGCGGCGGGCGACACCGGGCTGATCTGTTCGTTCGGCGCGGGCTATTCGGCGGGAACGGTGTTCGTCCGCAAGACGTGA
- the purQ gene encoding phosphoribosylformylglycinamidine synthase subunit PurQ, producing the protein MKTAVIVFPGSNCDRDMAVALETVTGRAPAMVWHRETELPDGIEFIALPGGFSYGDYLRSGAMAARSPILRSVADAAGRGVPVLGVCNGFQVLTEAQLLPGALMRNAGLNFVCRSVPLTVENSQSLFTAGYKAGEAIDIPVAHHDGNYFADAETLDRIEGEGRVAFRYADNVNGSARSIAGVLSGAGNVLGMMPHPERAIDRAHGGTDGLRLFEAALGVLA; encoded by the coding sequence ATGAAGACCGCCGTCATCGTCTTTCCCGGCTCCAATTGCGACCGCGACATGGCCGTCGCACTCGAAACGGTCACCGGCCGCGCCCCGGCGATGGTCTGGCACCGCGAAACCGAACTGCCCGACGGCATCGAGTTCATCGCGCTGCCCGGCGGCTTTTCCTATGGCGACTATCTCCGTTCGGGCGCGATGGCGGCGCGGTCGCCGATCCTGCGCAGCGTCGCCGATGCGGCAGGCCGCGGCGTGCCGGTGCTCGGCGTGTGCAACGGTTTCCAGGTGCTGACCGAGGCGCAGTTGCTGCCCGGCGCGCTGATGCGCAACGCGGGGCTGAACTTTGTCTGCCGCAGCGTGCCGCTGACCGTCGAAAACAGCCAGTCGCTGTTCACCGCGGGCTACAAGGCGGGCGAAGCGATCGACATTCCGGTCGCGCATCACGACGGCAATTATTTCGCCGACGCGGAAACGCTCGACCGGATCGAGGGCGAAGGGCGCGTCGCCTTCCGCTATGCCGACAATGTCAACGGCTCGGCGCGCTCCATCGCGGGCGTGCTGAGCGGCGCGGGTAATGTGCTCGGCATGATGCCGCACCCCGAACGCGCGATCGACCGCGCGCACGGCGGCACCGATGGGCTACGCCTGTTCGAGGCCGCGCTCGGCGTCCTCGCCTGA
- the hisB gene encoding imidazoleglycerol-phosphate dehydratase HisB has translation MRTATVQRTTKETDIAISVNLDGTGDYSVSTGIGFLDHMVEQLSRHSLIDISMQVKGDLHIDQHHTVEDSALALGEAVAKALGDKRGIARYGEAHSPMDETLTRCVLDISGRPHCVYKSSFSQPRLGEMDTEMFPHWFHSFAQTAGITLHIEMLYGENNHHIAESMYKALARALRQAVEIDPRKGDAIPSTKGVL, from the coding sequence ATGCGTACCGCCACTGTCCAGCGCACGACCAAGGAAACGGATATCGCGATTTCCGTCAATCTCGACGGAACGGGCGATTATTCGGTGTCCACCGGGATCGGTTTCCTCGACCATATGGTCGAGCAATTGTCGCGCCACTCGCTGATCGATATCTCGATGCAGGTGAAGGGCGACCTGCATATCGACCAGCACCACACGGTCGAGGATTCGGCACTCGCGCTCGGCGAGGCAGTGGCGAAAGCGCTCGGCGACAAGCGTGGTATTGCGCGCTACGGCGAGGCGCATTCGCCGATGGACGAAACGCTGACGCGCTGCGTGCTCGACATTTCGGGACGCCCGCACTGCGTCTATAAATCGTCCTTCTCGCAGCCCCGGCTGGGGGAGATGGACACCGAGATGTTCCCGCACTGGTTCCACAGCTTCGCGCAGACCGCGGGCATCACGCTGCACATCGAGATGCTCTACGGCGAGAACAACCATCACATCGCCGAAAGCATGTACAAGGCGCTCGCGCGCGCCCTGCGCCAGGCGGTCGAGATCGACCCGCGCAAGGGCGATGCGATTCCCTCGACCAAGGGCGTCCTTTAA
- a CDS encoding (2Fe-2S)-binding protein: protein MVVCVCNAIRESQLRDVARDGQLRCAKAAYAQLGRKPKCGQCLPFARNIISDVAATA, encoded by the coding sequence ATGGTCGTCTGTGTCTGCAACGCAATAAGGGAAAGCCAGCTGCGCGATGTTGCGCGCGATGGCCAATTGCGGTGCGCCAAGGCCGCCTATGCGCAATTGGGTCGCAAACCCAAGTGCGGACAATGCCTGCCTTTCGCTCGCAATATCATCAGCGACGTCGCCGCGACCGCCTGA
- a CDS encoding CocE/NonD family hydrolase has translation MNRREYLLTAASVFAMGSATDARAVLAGASDGSEGPPEPLFDPQINYAVRIPMRDGVHLSATLYLPRGVKTPRPTIFSLTPYTADGYHPEGISFSSNGYPYLSVDMRGRGESGGEFSPFVTDPDDGRDIVDWIAQQPFCNGKVGMCGLSYVGYTQWGTVRGDPAGLATIVPSAPAYIGFDFPIRYNIFFNFAATWLTRVWGNTGRVTAYNDGEYWSKAFLRFLESGQPFRKLTEYFGLDSKPFDEWMEHPHQDEYWDRANPTPEQFAKLTIPVLSLCGAYDGDQPGTLEFHRQHLKYAGNKADHYLVIGPWGHLEVRKPKAEFFGIKVGPDSVIDMPKLHREWFAFAMEGGKRPDFLKKKVAYYVMVADEWRYADTLEGVTSRYETLHLQSSGNPVSVYRSGMLGAAPARRAEPDHYVYDPRDLSVPKLEATLTQSHLLDQTMVLADSAAKLIYHSEPFEQDTEVSGFFKFSAWIAIDQPDTDFLVSIYDIGPDGSSMFLTEQHMRARHRESLRGEKLIDTREPLRYDFDRFFFVSRLIGKDHRLRLVFRPNEGLGWQKNYNSGKPVADETMADARTVTVRLFHDAAHPSTLSIPIGQSKA, from the coding sequence TTGAATCGCCGGGAATATCTTCTGACCGCGGCATCGGTATTCGCGATGGGATCGGCGACGGATGCGCGCGCCGTGCTGGCAGGGGCGAGCGACGGGTCCGAGGGGCCGCCGGAGCCGCTGTTCGACCCGCAGATCAACTATGCGGTCCGAATCCCGATGCGCGACGGCGTGCATCTAAGCGCAACGCTGTATCTTCCCCGCGGCGTCAAGACGCCGCGCCCGACGATCTTCTCGCTCACGCCCTATACCGCCGACGGCTATCACCCGGAGGGGATTTCCTTCTCGAGCAACGGCTATCCCTATCTGTCGGTCGACATGCGCGGCCGCGGCGAATCCGGGGGCGAATTCTCACCCTTCGTGACCGATCCCGACGACGGACGCGACATTGTCGACTGGATCGCGCAGCAGCCCTTCTGCAACGGCAAGGTCGGCATGTGCGGCCTGTCCTATGTCGGTTACACGCAATGGGGGACGGTGCGCGGCGATCCGGCCGGGCTCGCGACGATCGTGCCGTCGGCGCCCGCCTATATCGGGTTCGATTTCCCCATCCGTTACAATATCTTCTTCAACTTCGCGGCGACCTGGCTGACCCGCGTGTGGGGGAATACCGGCCGCGTCACCGCCTATAATGACGGCGAATATTGGTCGAAGGCGTTTCTGCGCTTCCTCGAATCGGGCCAACCGTTCCGCAAGCTCACCGAATATTTCGGGCTCGATTCAAAGCCCTTCGACGAATGGATGGAGCATCCGCACCAGGATGAATATTGGGATCGGGCCAACCCCACCCCTGAACAATTCGCCAAACTGACGATCCCGGTCCTTTCGCTGTGCGGCGCCTATGACGGCGACCAGCCCGGCACGCTCGAATTCCACCGGCAGCATCTGAAATATGCCGGGAACAAGGCGGACCATTATCTGGTGATCGGCCCGTGGGGGCATCTGGAGGTCCGCAAGCCCAAGGCCGAATTTTTCGGGATCAAGGTCGGCCCCGACAGCGTCATCGACATGCCGAAACTGCACCGCGAGTGGTTCGCTTTCGCGATGGAAGGCGGCAAGCGGCCCGACTTCCTGAAAAAGAAGGTCGCCTATTATGTCATGGTGGCCGACGAATGGCGCTACGCCGACACGCTGGAAGGCGTCACATCGCGTTACGAGACGTTGCATCTGCAATCGTCGGGCAATCCCGTCAGCGTCTATCGATCGGGAATGCTCGGCGCCGCGCCGGCCCGCCGTGCGGAACCCGATCACTATGTCTACGATCCGCGCGACCTTAGCGTGCCGAAGCTGGAGGCGACGCTGACCCAGTCGCACCTGCTCGACCAGACCATGGTCCTCGCCGATTCGGCCGCCAAGCTCATTTATCACAGCGAGCCGTTCGAACAGGATACCGAGGTCAGCGGCTTCTTCAAATTCTCCGCCTGGATCGCCATCGACCAGCCCGATACCGATTTCCTCGTTTCGATCTATGACATCGGCCCCGACGGATCGAGCATGTTCCTGACCGAACAGCATATGCGCGCGCGCCATCGGGAGAGCCTGCGCGGCGAAAAGCTGATCGATACCCGGGAACCGCTACGCTATGATTTCGACCGTTTCTTCTTCGTCTCGCGGCTGATCGGCAAGGACCATCGCCTGCGTCTTGTTTTCCGCCCGAACGAAGGCCTCGGCTGGCAGAAGAATTATAACAGCGGCAAGCCGGTCGCCGACGAAACGATGGCCGACGCCCGCACCGTGACCGTGCGGCTGTTCCACGACGCCGCCCATCCGAGCACGCTGAGCATCCCCATCGGGCAGTCCAAAGCGTAG
- the hisA gene encoding 1-(5-phosphoribosyl)-5-[(5-phosphoribosylamino)methylideneamino]imidazole-4-carboxamide isomerase — translation MAPLILFPAIDLKGGQVVRLAEGDMARATVYGDDPAAQARLFADAGASHLHVVDLDGAFAGASVNGAAVESIIAAFPGKVQVGGGIRNRAGVDRWLALGVERVIIGTAALKDPEFVKSAARDLPGRIVVGVDARDGMVATEGWADVSDVRVEDLARRFEDAGVAALLFTDVGRDGLLKGCNVEATVALAQAVAIPVIASGGVADIGDIHALRPHVANGIEGVITGRALYDGRLDLAEAIAAGAV, via the coding sequence ATGGCGCCCCTGATCCTCTTCCCCGCGATCGACCTCAAGGGCGGGCAGGTGGTGCGGCTCGCCGAGGGCGATATGGCGCGCGCGACCGTCTATGGCGACGATCCGGCGGCGCAGGCGCGGCTGTTTGCCGACGCGGGCGCGTCGCACCTGCATGTCGTCGACCTCGACGGCGCCTTCGCGGGCGCGAGCGTCAACGGTGCGGCGGTTGAGAGCATCATTGCTGCCTTTCCGGGCAAGGTGCAGGTCGGCGGCGGTATCCGTAATCGGGCAGGCGTCGATCGCTGGCTCGCGCTCGGCGTCGAACGCGTCATCATCGGCACCGCCGCGCTGAAGGACCCCGAATTCGTGAAGTCCGCCGCGCGCGACCTTCCGGGCCGCATCGTCGTCGGCGTCGACGCGCGCGACGGCATGGTCGCGACCGAGGGCTGGGCCGATGTGTCCGACGTGCGTGTCGAAGATCTCGCGCGCCGTTTCGAAGATGCCGGGGTCGCCGCGCTGCTGTTCACCGACGTCGGCCGCGACGGCCTGCTCAAGGGCTGCAACGTCGAGGCGACGGTCGCACTGGCGCAGGCGGTCGCCATTCCGGTGATCGCGAGCGGCGGAGTTGCCGATATCGGCGATATCCATGCGCTGCGTCCGCATGTCGCGAACGGGATCGAGGGCGTGATTACCGGGCGCGCGCTGTACGACGGCCGGCTCGATCTCGCCGAAGCGATCGCGGCGGGGGCAGTGTGA
- the bfr gene encoding bacterioferritin, translating to MKGDEKVIDFLNEALKNELTAINQYWLHYRMLDNWGVAKLAHFEREESIDEMKHADKLADRILFLGGLPNFQMLGRLRVGETVEEILKADLALEEEAIPLLKDAIAHSESVRDYVSRDLFADILESEEHHVDELEKQFEMIERMGLENYIQLQSKSVGDD from the coding sequence ATGAAGGGCGACGAAAAGGTCATCGATTTCCTCAACGAGGCGCTCAAGAACGAGCTCACCGCGATCAACCAATATTGGCTGCACTATCGCATGCTCGACAATTGGGGCGTCGCGAAGCTCGCGCATTTCGAGCGCGAGGAATCGATCGACGAGATGAAGCACGCCGACAAGCTGGCCGACCGCATCCTCTTCCTCGGCGGCCTGCCCAACTTCCAGATGCTCGGGCGCCTGCGCGTCGGCGAGACGGTCGAGGAGATTCTCAAGGCCGACCTCGCGCTCGAGGAAGAAGCGATCCCGCTGCTCAAGGATGCGATCGCGCACTCGGAAAGCGTGCGCGACTATGTCAGCCGCGACCTGTTCGCCGACATCCTCGAAAGCGAGGAACATCATGTCGACGAACTCGAAAAGCAGTTCGAAATGATCGAGCGCATGGGGCTGGAAAATTACATCCAGCTCCAGTCGAAGTCGGTCGGCGACGACTGA
- the hisF gene encoding imidazole glycerol phosphate synthase subunit HisF, translating to MTVRVRVIPCLDVADGRVVKGVNFVDLRDAGDPVEAARAYDAAGADELCFLDISASHEGRGTLLEMVGRTAEVCFMPLTVGGGVRSADDARALLLAGADKVAVNSAAVARPELVADIADRFGSQCAVGSIDARRVEDGRWEIFTHGGRKPTGIDALDHAVRLAELGAGELLVTSMDRDGTKDGYDLALVRAIADAVSVPVIASGGVGSLDHLVAGVVEGGASAVLAASIFHFGEATIAEAHARLAAAGLPVRVH from the coding sequence GTGACCGTCCGCGTCCGCGTCATTCCCTGTCTCGACGTCGCCGACGGCCGCGTCGTCAAGGGCGTCAACTTCGTCGACCTGCGCGATGCCGGCGATCCGGTCGAGGCGGCGCGCGCCTATGACGCGGCGGGGGCCGACGAGCTGTGCTTCCTCGATATTTCGGCAAGCCATGAAGGGCGCGGGACCTTGCTCGAGATGGTCGGTCGCACCGCCGAGGTCTGCTTCATGCCGCTGACCGTCGGCGGCGGGGTGCGCAGCGCCGACGATGCGCGGGCGCTGCTGCTGGCGGGCGCCGACAAGGTTGCGGTGAACAGCGCCGCAGTTGCGCGGCCCGAGCTCGTCGCCGACATCGCCGACCGCTTCGGCAGCCAGTGCGCTGTCGGCAGCATCGACGCGCGCCGGGTCGAAGACGGCCGGTGGGAGATTTTCACCCATGGCGGCCGCAAGCCGACCGGCATCGACGCGCTGGACCATGCCGTCCGCCTCGCCGAACTCGGCGCGGGCGAACTGCTCGTCACCAGCATGGACCGCGACGGCACCAAGGACGGCTATGATCTCGCGCTCGTCCGCGCGATTGCCGACGCGGTCAGCGTGCCGGTGATCGCCTCGGGCGGTGTCGGCAGTCTCGACCATCTGGTCGCGGGGGTCGTCGAAGGCGGGGCGAGTGCGGTGCTTGCCGCGAGCATCTTCCATTTCGGCGAGGCGACGATCGCCGAGGCGCACGCGCGGCTTGCCGCTGCCGGATTGCCCGTTCGCGTACATTAA